The stretch of DNA CCACCGCCCGAATCCTGCGCGTGCAGGTGGAATCCAGCGAGGGCGACGAGTACGACGCCAACCTGCCTGTGAGCCTTGCCCCGCATCTGCACAAACTGATTCCCCCGCACGGTATCCGCGCCCTGGAACGGGCTGGCCTGAGCCTGGAGGCGTTGCAACTGCTGATCGAAGCCTCGCCGCCCCCCGGTAACCTGATCAACGCCGAAGACAATGAGGGCAACAGCGTGAAGCTGACGCTTTCGTAGGAGGAACGGAGTGTGGAATCTGGTTGGGCTGTTCCCACGATCCACACTCCCGCCCGCCCCACCGCCTACAGTGAATCCCATGCCCCGCCCCCTGCCCCTCCCTTTCCCCGATGAAACAGAAGCGCCCACCGTGACTGAACTGCGGTTTCCCAGCAGCGGCGTCACGGTGCGCGGCGATTTTACCCTCAACGAATTTGCGACCCTCACACCTGACAATCTGGAATTCCTGCGCCTGTACGTGCGGGTACGCGGCAACCTGAAGGAAGTGGAGCGGGTGCTGGGGGTAAGTTACCCCACTGTCCGCGCCCGTTTTGATACCCTGCTGCGGGCCATCGGCTACGAACCCGAAGCCGCCGACCCCCAGTCGGAAGTGCTGGAACGGCTGGAACGCGGAGAGATTACGCCGGATGAGGCGGCACGGAAGCTGCGGCGATAGGGGATGGCGTGGGTTGACCCCCGCTGGCCTTACGCGCCTTCAGCGTGCGTCTGCACATCCCGCTTCAACCGCATCAGAATGGCGCCCATGCCACGCAGACGCATGGGCGTAATCAGTTCGGTCAGGCCCATATCCATATAAAACTGATCGGGCACACTCAGGATGGTTTCGGGGCTTTCGCCGTTCAGCGCCTCGCTCAGAATACCTGCGTAGCCGCGCACGGTGGGGGCTTCTTCGGGCACTTTGAAGAACATTTGCACGCCGCCGTCTACCTCTTTCGTCACCAGAAAAAATGGGCTGGCGCATTCCGGCACGGGCTGCAAAAATTCGGGGTGGTCTAGGTAGTGTTGCGGCAGGGGCGGCAATTTGCGGCTGTATTCCAGGAGGGCCTGGAGGCGCAGCGGCTTGGGCGCACGGCGGAACAAGTCCACGATGACTTGGAGTTTTTCGGGCAGAGGCGCAGTGGGGGGGGTAGAGTCGGCGGTCATGGGGCCACTGTACCCCTGAGGCTGGGCGGGATATGGTAAGGCTTGTCCAGTTGACCTACTTTGTCAACTGATCTGCCCATTCGGTACAATGGGGCCGACAGTCTGCCGGACAGGTAGACCCTCTAGCCCTGCGCCCCATTCCTTAGGAGGAACTCCCATGACCCAGCAAGCGAACTATGCCAAAGACGTACTGGTTAACACCGATTGGGTGGCCGCCAACCTTAATACTCCCGGCGTGCGCCTGATCGAAGTGAACGAAGACATCTTGCTGTACGACACCGGCCATATTCCCGGCGCGGTGAAGGTGGACTGGCAGGGCGACTTCTGGCATCCCGTGGAGCGCGACTTTATTACCGCCGATGAAGTGTCGGCGCTGCTGGGCCGTCTGGGCATCAAGGAAGACGACCAGATCGTGCTGTACGGCGACAAGAGTAACTGGTGGGCTTCCTACGCCTACTGGTTCCTGAGCTACAGCGGCGTGAAGCACCTGAAGCTGATGAACGGGGGCCGCCAGAAGTGGGTTGCAGAAGGCCGTGAGCAGACCACGGACGCTACCGAAGTCACGCCCACCACCTACCCCAAACTGACCCGCGACGAGAGCCTGCGGGCCTACCGCGATGAAGTGCGGGCGCACCTGGAGAGCGTGAAGGCCGGAACGGGCGCGCTGGTAGACGTTCGCAGCCCCGACGAGTTTTCGGGCAAGGTCACGCACATGCCTGCCTACCCGCAAGAAGGCGTGCTGCGCGGCGGCCACATTCCCGGCGCACGCAGCATCCCCTGGGCCAAGGCCACCAACGAAGACGGCACCTTCAAGAGCGCCGACGAGTTGACCGCACTCTACGGCGGCGAAGGCGTGACGCCCGACAAAGACGTGATCGCGTACTGCCGCATTGCCGAGCGTTCCAGCCACAGTTGGTTCGTGCTGCGCGAACTGTTGGGCTACCCCAACGTCCGCAACTACGACGGCTCGTGGACAGAGTGGGGCAACGGCGTCGGCCTGCCCATCGAAAAGACCTACAGCGAGGCGTAAGCCGCTGAGCAGGAGAAATTAAGCGAAGGCCGGAGCGGTGGAAAACTGCTCCGGCTTTTCGCTGCTTTCTTCTCTCAGATCCTTGACCCTTAGACGTCTTCCCACCTAAACCTGACCTTTAACTATCTCCCCAACCTCACCTTTGACGTTACGCTGAACCTCGCAACAGACAATTCTCAGTGTCTTCCCGTAGACGTTCCCATCAGACCGCGCTGGCTCAGGCGTTGCTGCCCCGGCCCCGTTCGCGGCCCACCCTTTCCCCGGAGGTTTTCCCATGAAACGACTTGGCTCCTTTATGACATTTGCGGCGCTGCTCTCTGCTGGCTCTCTCACCTCTTGCAGCCTGCTGGCTCCGGGCATGGCTCAGGGAAAAGCGTCTATGACGGTGTTGCCACCTCTGTCGGTTCCCGGCGACCTGCGCCCCGATGCACCCACCCTCAGCGCACGCGGCAGCTACGCAGTCGGCGTGCAAACGCTGAAGCTGGTGAATCCCGGCCAACTGGACATCGTGAACGCGCCCAAAGAGGGGGCCACGCCGCGCTATGACCGCCCGCTGACGGTGGAAGTCTGGTATCCCACGGCGGGCGCGAGTGGGGTGGGCGCGACCACCTACGCCGATGTGCTGGGCAGCGGCCCCAACGATCCCAAGCGGCCCAACACTCCGTTCACCACGCCCGGACGCGCCATCCGCAACGCTGCGGCCAACCTTCAGGGGGGGCCATTTCCGCTGGTCATCGTGTCTCACGGCTATCCTGGCAGCCGCTCCCTGATGACCTACCTCACCGAGAATCTGGCGAGCAAGGGCTACATCGTGGCCGCCATAGACCATACCGACAGCACGCACGGCGACAAGGTGGCCTTTGCCAGCACGCTACTGAACCGCCCGCTGGACGACATTTTTGTGTTGAATGAAATGGCGCGGCTGGGAGCGGCAGGCAGCGGCAATGGCCTGAGCGGGATGGTAAATGCCGACCAGACCGGGCTGGTGGGATACAGCATGGGCGGTTACGGCGCTCTGAACGCGGCGGGCGCAGGCTTTGGCCCGCAGATGCTGCCGCTGGTGCCCGGGGGCGCGTTGGCCGCCCGCCAGACCGGAGCCTACGCCACCGATCCCCGCATCAAGGCGGTGGTTGCCTTCGCTCCTTGGGGCAGCGACGCCGCCGTGCGCTCCATCGGTGTAAATTTTGGCGGCAAATACGGCTTCTGGGATGAGGCTGGCCTGGCCGCGCTGAAGGTGCCCACCATGTTCATCGTGGGCGACAAGGATGATGTGGCAGGCTACACGGGCGGCGTGAAATCCCTGTTCGAGAACGCTGTGAACGCCGAGCGGTACATGCTGGTCTACCAGAATGCCAGTCACAACTCGGCCCCCAATCCGCCCCCCGCCGCCACGCTGAACAGCTTCGACGACTACATGCACTACGCCGAACCCGCCTGGGACATGGGCCGCCTGAACAACATCAACCAGCATTTCGTGACGGCTTTCCTGGACAACAAGCTGAAGGGCATGGCCTCTGCCGCCGCCTACCTGAACGTCGCCACGCCCCTCTCCAACGACGGCAAATTCAGCCGTAACGCCGATGGCACGGCCAAAGCCGACGACACCTACT from Deinococcus sp. QL22 encodes:
- a CDS encoding DUF2089 domain-containing protein: MPRPLPLPFPDETEAPTVTELRFPSSGVTVRGDFTLNEFATLTPDNLEFLRLYVRVRGNLKEVERVLGVSYPTVRARFDTLLRAIGYEPEAADPQSEVLERLERGEITPDEAARKLRR
- a CDS encoding SufE family protein produces the protein MTADSTPPTAPLPEKLQVIVDLFRRAPKPLRLQALLEYSRKLPPLPQHYLDHPEFLQPVPECASPFFLVTKEVDGGVQMFFKVPEEAPTVRGYAGILSEALNGESPETILSVPDQFYMDMGLTELITPMRLRGMGAILMRLKRDVQTHAEGA
- a CDS encoding sulfurtransferase, giving the protein MTQQANYAKDVLVNTDWVAANLNTPGVRLIEVNEDILLYDTGHIPGAVKVDWQGDFWHPVERDFITADEVSALLGRLGIKEDDQIVLYGDKSNWWASYAYWFLSYSGVKHLKLMNGGRQKWVAEGREQTTDATEVTPTTYPKLTRDESLRAYRDEVRAHLESVKAGTGALVDVRSPDEFSGKVTHMPAYPQEGVLRGGHIPGARSIPWAKATNEDGTFKSADELTALYGGEGVTPDKDVIAYCRIAERSSHSWFVLRELLGYPNVRNYDGSWTEWGNGVGLPIEKTYSEA
- a CDS encoding dienelactone hydrolase, with product MKRLGSFMTFAALLSAGSLTSCSLLAPGMAQGKASMTVLPPLSVPGDLRPDAPTLSARGSYAVGVQTLKLVNPGQLDIVNAPKEGATPRYDRPLTVEVWYPTAGASGVGATTYADVLGSGPNDPKRPNTPFTTPGRAIRNAAANLQGGPFPLVIVSHGYPGSRSLMTYLTENLASKGYIVAAIDHTDSTHGDKVAFASTLLNRPLDDIFVLNEMARLGAAGSGNGLSGMVNADQTGLVGYSMGGYGALNAAGAGFGPQMLPLVPGGALAARQTGAYATDPRIKAVVAFAPWGSDAAVRSIGVNFGGKYGFWDEAGLAALKVPTMFIVGDKDDVAGYTGGVKSLFENAVNAERYMLVYQNASHNSAPNPPPAATLNSFDDYMHYAEPAWDMGRLNNINQHFVTAFLDNKLKGMASAAAYLNVATPLSNDGKFSRNADGTAKADDTYWPGFQNRTARGMEFYKMMPK